The following is a genomic window from Meiothermus sp. CFH 77666.
TGGTGATGGACCTGATGCTGCCGGTGATGGACGGCCTCGAGGTGGCCCGGCGCATCCGCAAGACCTCGAATGTGCCCATTGTCATCCTGACCGCCAAAGACCGGGTGGAGGACAAGGTGGAGGGACTGGACGCCGGGGCCGACGACTACCTGGTCAAGCCCTTCAGCATCGAGGAGCTGCTGGCCCGCATCCGCGCCCACCTGCGCCGGGTGACGCCCGCCATCACCGGCGAGATCCGGGTCTCCGACCTGATTATCAACCTCGAGGGCCGTGAGGTGTACCGGGGGGGGCGGCGCATCGAGTTCTCCAACAAGGAGTTCGAGCTGCTGGAACTGCTGGCCAAGAGCCCCGGCAAGGTCTTCAGCCGCTTCGAGATTGAAGAAAAGGTCTGGCCCGGCTACCAGGGCGGCTCCAATGTGGTGGACGTGTACATCGGGTATTTGCGCAAGAAGCTCGAGGGCACCGGCGAGCGCCGCCTGATCCACACCGTGCGCGGGGTGGGGTATGTTCTTAGGGAGGACTAGCTAATAGCCGATAGTCCATAGCTGATAGCCGAGATCCTGATATGGCTATCAGCTATGGGCTATAAGCCTTAAACCATGACCCTCCGAACCCGCATCACCCTGCTCACGCTAGCGCTGCTGGCTTTCTCGCTGCTTTTGATTGGGGGCTCGGTGTATGGAACCCTCCAGTTCACGCTTTACGACAACCTGCGGCGCGAACTGGTCGAGACTTCGGTAAGCGCTCAGCGGCTCATTCAAGAACGGGGCAACCTCGAGGGCCTCCCCCTCACGGTTTACGGGCAAGCCCTGTGGGTACCTTTCCCAAACCCCACTGCCAACGACATCCTGCAAGGAGCTGCCATCCCGATTGCCCAGTCGCTGGCGCTGGGTAACGCTACCCTCATGCTTTCGGAAAAAGGCTTGCAGGAGGTCTTGCGTTCCGGAGGGTTTTACACCCAGACCACCCTGACCCGCCCCGATGGCAGCCAGATTCCCCTGCGGGTGCGGGCCGAGCGCCTCGAGACCGAGATTGCCGGAATCCCCCAGGGCAAGCAGTTGGTCATTTTGCTGGTAGGCAAGTCCACCGAAAGCATCGAAAGCACCCTGGCCGATTTTGCCCGCACCTACACCGCCACGGCCCTGTTGGTGCTCATTTTTGGCGGACTGCTGGCCTTCCGGCTGGTACGGCAGACCCTGGAACCCCTGGAGTGGGTGGCTAAAAAAGCCGAGCAGGTCAGCAACAAACCCGACAAACTACCCGAACTCGAGGGCCACAACGAGGTCGCCTCGCTGGTTCGGTCGCTCAACCGGATGCTCTCCCGGCTGGAGAGCGCCTGGGAAACCCAGGGCCGCTTTCTGGCCGATGCCTCACACGAACTGCGCACCCCCGTGACTGCCATTTTGGGGCATATCAGCTACCTGCTGCGGCGCACCCAGGTCTCGGAGCAGCAGCGCGAGAGCCTGGAAATCATCAAACGAGAAGCCGAGCGCATGCAAAAGCTGGTGGGCGACCTGCTCGAGCTCTCCAAAACCGGCGGAAGCTGGAAGGTGGAGCTGGGCTCGGTACACCTGCAAACGGTGCTGAACGAAATCCAGGAAGAATACAGCAAAAGTTTTGAGGGCCGTATCGAGGTACAGGCGCCCGATCAGGTATGGGTGCTGGGCGATCCCGAGCGGCTGCATCAGGTAATTGCCAATCTGGTTTCCAACGCCATCAAGGCCAACTCTACCCATATTCGTCTGGTAGTGCTCGACCTGGCCGAGCGGGTGGTGATCCGGGTAGAGGACAACGGCGAAGGTATCAGCAAAGAGCACCTCCCCCATCTGTTTGAACGCTTTTACCGGGTGGATAAGGCGCGTGACCGCGAACGGGGCGGCAGCGGGCTGGGGCTGGCCATCGTGCGCTCAATTGTGGAGGCCCACGGGGGCAGCGTGTGGGCCGAGAGCGAGCCCGGCAAAGGCTCGGTTTTCAGCATCTCGCTCAAAAGGGCTTCTGCTCCCCATCCTCAGCTCACCTGAAACCCCTCAGGTTTTATGGGCGCATAGCCAACCTTCAGCAACGCGCTGGATGAGGGTAGGTGATGGGTTTTCAACGTCCACACCCTACTTCCTACCCCTCAGCTCCCTTGCTATCCAGGGCGTTCAAGTATCGCGCTCTTCACAGACCCGGCCATCCGTCCAGACAGCCAGCGTTCTGTCCGGGACAAAGCGTTCTTGAAGTTGGAGGGCTCAAATGGTGGTGAAGAGTGCTCTATTTCTTAGAGGCAGAAGGGTCTTTCCTGGTGGCCGCCCGGGGCTTTACCGCTTTAGCCCTGCGGGGTTGCAGGGTAAATTTGCGCTCGAGCTCGGCAGCAAAAGCGTGGTTGGTGTAGTCCAGGGTAATGGGCGTTACCGAGATAAAACCGTGCTGAACGGCCCAGAAATCGGTGCCTTCCTCCAACTCGGCGGTGGGCTTGCCGGCCACCCAGTAGTAGGGCCGCCCATCGGGATCTATCCTTTCAACAATGGAATCTTCGTAGCGATGGGTGGAGAGCCGGGTGATCTTGACCCCCTGCGGCGTCCGGTTGGGAAAGTTGACATTGAGCAGGGTTTTACTGGGCAGACCGTGCTTCAGCACCCACCGCACAATCGGAACCGCGTTTTGGGCGGCTTCTTCAAAGTGCAATTCCTCGCCAGAAGCATCTAGGCTAAACGCGATGGAGGGAATGCCCAGCGAGGCCCCTTCCAGCGCTGCTGCCACAGTGCCCGAGTGGGTCAGATCGAGGCCCATATTGACCCCAATGTTAATTCCCGAGACCACCAAATCGGGCCAGCCCAGGAGCCTGCTGCCAAGCACCACACAGTCTGCTGGGGTTCCATCCACGCGGTAGGCTGGAATCTCGCCAAACCCTGCCGAGGCGGTGTGCTTAAAGCGCAGCGGTCTGCGAAAGGTGATGCTGTGGCCCACACCCGACTGCTCCACATCGGGAGCCACTACATTTACTTCGGCAATCTCCCGCAGGGCAAAGGCTAAAGCCTTGATTCCGGGCGAGAAGATGCCATCATCGTTGGCAACAAGGATTCGCATATGCGATTAGCCTAACGCCAAAGCGCCGGGGCGGAAAGCACCATAGCAAAGGTCTTGATCGGTAATGTAGCCATAAGTTTCGGTTCGCATGCAAGCTCCCTGACCCTTCGGTAGGTAACCGAACGAGGACAAACCTACGGGTTGCAACAATATGGACGTTCTTTGAGCTTTTGGCCTTCGGATTATAGCTATCAGCCATCAGCTATCGGCAAGGCATCAGGCGTATACCAGTTCAACCACCACATAGGTCTGGCTGCCCTTGGGGCTTTTGACCTGCACCTCGTCGCCTACCTTTTTGCCCATCAGAGCCTGGCCCAGGGGGGATTCATTGGAAATCTTGCCGCTGAATACATCCGCTTCGTGGCTACCCACCATGGTAACGCTCATGCGCTGGCCGGTAGGGGTCTCGAGCTCTACCGTCACCCCAATCTGCACCTCGGTAGGAATGCCGTTGCCAGATTCGACAATCTGTACACGGCTCAGGATGTCCTCGAGTTCCGCGATGCGGCTATTGTTTTGCCACATGGCCCGCCGAGCCTCGTCGTAGCCAGCATTTTCACGCAAATCGCCCTCGGCAATGGCCCGGCCCATCTCATCGGCAATTTGCTGTACTTTTTCGGTTTTCAAATAGGCAAGTTCCTGCTCGAGCCGCGCTTTGCCCTCCGCGGTAAGGTATACCGGCTTTTTATCTGACATTTAGCAAAACCTCCACAAGCCTACCGTTCGTAGACCCGAACTTCAGTATAGTACATGGCCCGGTTTTACTGCCCTGAGCGAGAACAGGCAACACTGCGCCTATCCGAGCCGGTTGCAACCAGTCAGTAGAAGCACTTATCCTCCGGCTTTGGGCTATTAGCGGAATAAGCCCCTTGGAGAACCCTTTTTATGCACCTTTGACTATCAGCCAATGGTTCGGAAGATTTTTGGGGCAGTTCAGGGGCGACATGTTCAAAGCAAAGAGCCTCGTTCCCTAGTTTGATTTAGCAATCTACTACATAACAGCGCCCAGGAAAGCCGTTTGAATTTTGTCACTGTCGGCCCAAAGGCGGAGATACACAAAAATAAGCAGCCCCGAGAAAACGTTGTTTACGTCATAATCGTACTTCCTTGAAACCTTCCGAACTATTGTATCAGCGAAACATGTCTTTTCCCTTGCTAAAAAGCAATTCATCCCAGCCCTGTTCGGAATTGCGTTTACTGCCTCACTCGGCAGTGGAATAAAATGACGGTATGCGATGGATGGCGGGAGTTCTCCTGTTTGGCGCAACGCTGGCCCAGAGCCTGACCGTGCCGCCCGAAGCCCCGGTGGGGCAGCCTTTGGAAATTCGCGGGGCAGACTTTCCCCCAGGCCGGTACTCCCTCAAGATTGCCTCGGATACCACAGCTACCGAGGTAGATCTCGAGACCTTCAATGGCAACATATCCACGGCCTGGACACCGAGCGCGGAAGGGGTGTACAAGATCAGCATCCTGGTAGGGGAGCGCACGGTGGAAGCGCAGACTCGAGTGCGAGCCGCCCCTGCCGCACCCTCCTCGCCGGTCTCACCCCCCAGCCCCCCCCAACCCGCCCCCACTCGGCCCGAGATAGCCCCGCCCACCCTGGGGCCCGAGGGCCTG
Proteins encoded in this region:
- a CDS encoding response regulator transcription factor; protein product: MDQPLILIVEDEKDIARFIELELQAEGYRTEVAYDGITGLSRFRETNPNLVVMDLMLPVMDGLEVARRIRKTSNVPIVILTAKDRVEDKVEGLDAGADDYLVKPFSIEELLARIRAHLRRVTPAITGEIRVSDLIINLEGREVYRGGRRIEFSNKEFELLELLAKSPGKVFSRFEIEEKVWPGYQGGSNVVDVYIGYLRKKLEGTGERRLIHTVRGVGYVLRED
- the greA gene encoding transcription elongation factor GreA; this encodes MSDKKPVYLTAEGKARLEQELAYLKTEKVQQIADEMGRAIAEGDLRENAGYDEARRAMWQNNSRIAELEDILSRVQIVESGNGIPTEVQIGVTVELETPTGQRMSVTMVGSHEADVFSGKISNESPLGQALMGKKVGDEVQVKSPKGSQTYVVVELVYA
- the surE gene encoding 5'/3'-nucleotidase SurE codes for the protein MRILVANDDGIFSPGIKALAFALREIAEVNVVAPDVEQSGVGHSITFRRPLRFKHTASAGFGEIPAYRVDGTPADCVVLGSRLLGWPDLVVSGINIGVNMGLDLTHSGTVAAALEGASLGIPSIAFSLDASGEELHFEEAAQNAVPIVRWVLKHGLPSKTLLNVNFPNRTPQGVKITRLSTHRYEDSIVERIDPDGRPYYWVAGKPTAELEEGTDFWAVQHGFISVTPITLDYTNHAFAAELERKFTLQPRRAKAVKPRAATRKDPSASKK
- a CDS encoding HAMP domain-containing sensor histidine kinase, with protein sequence MTLRTRITLLTLALLAFSLLLIGGSVYGTLQFTLYDNLRRELVETSVSAQRLIQERGNLEGLPLTVYGQALWVPFPNPTANDILQGAAIPIAQSLALGNATLMLSEKGLQEVLRSGGFYTQTTLTRPDGSQIPLRVRAERLETEIAGIPQGKQLVILLVGKSTESIESTLADFARTYTATALLVLIFGGLLAFRLVRQTLEPLEWVAKKAEQVSNKPDKLPELEGHNEVASLVRSLNRMLSRLESAWETQGRFLADASHELRTPVTAILGHISYLLRRTQVSEQQRESLEIIKREAERMQKLVGDLLELSKTGGSWKVELGSVHLQTVLNEIQEEYSKSFEGRIEVQAPDQVWVLGDPERLHQVIANLVSNAIKANSTHIRLVVLDLAERVVIRVEDNGEGISKEHLPHLFERFYRVDKARDRERGGSGLGLAIVRSIVEAHGGSVWAESEPGKGSVFSISLKRASAPHPQLT